A segment of the Candidatus Binataceae bacterium genome:
GTTCCCTCGAACAATTCAAGAATACCGGAACGCTCAGCGGGAGTGGCCCGCTCAGCGATATTCACTTCGGCTACAACACCTACAACATCGAGCCGCAGGACGGATCGGTCCTGAAGCAGAATGCGAGTTGGCTGCAGTCCAATCCAAGAACCCGGGTACAGGTCGAGGGTCATTGTGATGAGCGGGGTTCGGAAGAATACAATATCGCACTCGGCGCCAAGCGCGCCCAGGCGGCGAAAGACTATCTGGAAACTCTCGGCGTTGAAGGCAGCCGTATCTCCACGATTAGCTATGGTAAAGAACTGCCTATGTGCACCGACCATGACGAGTCGTGCTGGCAGCAGAATCGGCGCGATCACTTCGTCGTGCAACAATAGAGGCTGACCCGTGCCGAGAATCGCACCCTTCCTTCCACGCTTGCTTGTCTGTGGTTTGACGCTGGGCGGTCTCGCACTCGGCGGATGCACCACGGACAGCGACATTCAGCAACTTAACCAGAACCAGTTCACCCTGCGCGGCATGATTGCGAACGATCGGCAGGAAATCGACTCGCTGCAAGCGCAGGT
Coding sequences within it:
- the pal gene encoding peptidoglycan-associated lipoprotein Pal, with protein sequence MNRGWRAASLGGLVALGLILAPGCSSKTKGLQGEGSGVGRESNIGSQGSLEQFKNTGTLSGSGPLSDIHFGYNTYNIEPQDGSVLKQNASWLQSNPRTRVQVEGHCDERGSEEYNIALGAKRAQAAKDYLETLGVEGSRISTISYGKELPMCTDHDESCWQQNRRDHFVVQQ